A DNA window from Lagenorhynchus albirostris chromosome 5, mLagAlb1.1, whole genome shotgun sequence contains the following coding sequences:
- the LOC132520591 gene encoding tetratricopeptide repeat protein 19, mitochondrial-like: MCLDTYARYLLFSKQPSQAQRMYEEALQISEEILGERHPQTIVLLSDLATTLDAQGRSDEVCVHAQRASDLTRQVEHPELQVLLSNLAAALMHRERYAQVEEIC; the protein is encoded by the coding sequence ATGTGCCTAGACACCTATGCCCGCTACCTTCTGTTCTCCAAGCAGCCATCACAGGCACAAAGGATGTATGAAGAAGCTTTACAGATCTCTGAAGAAATACTAGGAGAAAGACACCCACAGACCATTGTGCTGCTGAGTGACCTGGCTACCACCCTGGATGCACAGGGCCGCTCTGATGAGGTCTGTGTTCACGCACAGAGGGCATCAGACCTGACGAGACAGGTGGAGCACCCTGAGCTCCAAGTGCTGCTCAGTAATCTGGCTGCAGCCCTGATGCACAGAGAACGATATGCACAAGTGGAAGAGATCTGCTAG